One segment of Virgibacillus doumboii DNA contains the following:
- a CDS encoding DUF456 domain-containing protein, translating into MLDIIIWIVIVVLFIASFAGIIFPIIPSPLVLWVGFLLYHFVINADELTVLFWIAMAILTVVLIVSDIIANSYFVKKFGGSKWGERGAGIAVIVGSFIIPPFGIIIVPFITVLVIEMIQKKTFQEGLRASIGSLIGFLGGAVAKVVLQLIMIVWFVVEVLIW; encoded by the coding sequence ATGCTGGATATAATTATTTGGATTGTAATCGTTGTATTATTCATAGCAAGCTTTGCAGGAATTATTTTTCCAATCATCCCATCGCCATTGGTATTGTGGGTCGGATTCCTGCTGTATCATTTTGTGATCAATGCCGATGAACTGACCGTTTTGTTCTGGATAGCGATGGCAATTTTAACTGTTGTGTTAATCGTTTCCGATATTATTGCAAACAGTTATTTTGTAAAAAAATTCGGTGGAAGCAAATGGGGAGAACGCGGTGCAGGAATAGCTGTTATCGTGGGATCTTTCATCATCCCTCCATTTGGGATTATTATCGTACCATTCATCACCGTTCTCGTGATTGAAATGATTCAAAAGAAAACATTTCAGGAAGGACTGCGTGCATCAATTGGCTCATTGATCGGATTTCTTGGAGGTGCAGTTGCTAAAGTTGTACTCCAATTAATTATGATTGTATGGTTTGTTGTAGAGGTACTAATTTGGTAG
- a CDS encoding cysteine hydrolase family protein: MGKRALINVDYTVDFVAEDGKLTCGEPGQAIEEKITSLTKEFIDAGDYVVFAIDAHEEGDTNHPETKIFPPHNIIGTEGRDLYGELASVYEEHKNDKNVYYYDKTRYSAFAGTDLELRLRERGIDELHLVGVCTDICVLHTAVDAYNKGFNIVVHKDAVASFNAPGHDWALGHFTDTLGAKVV, translated from the coding sequence ATGGGGAAGCGGGCTTTAATCAATGTTGATTATACCGTTGATTTCGTCGCGGAAGATGGTAAACTGACATGCGGTGAACCAGGTCAGGCCATCGAGGAAAAGATCACTTCACTGACGAAGGAATTTATTGATGCGGGAGATTATGTGGTATTTGCGATTGATGCACATGAGGAAGGAGATACGAACCATCCTGAAACAAAAATATTTCCACCACATAATATTATTGGAACAGAAGGACGGGACCTTTATGGTGAGCTAGCTTCTGTTTATGAAGAACATAAAAACGATAAAAATGTTTACTATTATGACAAAACGCGTTACAGTGCTTTTGCCGGAACCGATCTGGAGCTGAGACTCCGCGAGCGGGGAATTGATGAACTCCATCTGGTTGGTGTGTGTACGGATATTTGTGTACTGCATACTGCTGTTGATGCATACAATAAAGGATTTAACATTGTTGTTCATAAAGATGCGGTAGCGAGCTTTAATGCGCCGGGGCATGATTGGGCATTAGGGCATTTTACGGATACGCTGGGTGCGAAAGTTGTATAA
- a CDS encoding M15 family metallopeptidase translates to MKRYRKDITAWIIIILFISVLFIIYNQTNDRYRDLGEDTLPANKLDPVVAEKTEQLVRKVAKQNIDVVITEKVRSIKRQNKLYQQGRSEKGSIVTYAKGGESYHNYGLAVDYAIRNNEGKIIWDTSYDGNGNGKSDWFEAADIAKELGFEWGGDWNKFKDYPHLQMDFGLSIRQLQKGLRPSHESDKK, encoded by the coding sequence TTGAAACGCTATCGAAAAGATATTACAGCATGGATAATCATTATTTTATTTATAAGTGTCCTCTTTATTATTTATAATCAGACGAATGACAGGTATCGTGACTTAGGTGAAGATACGCTTCCAGCCAATAAACTTGATCCAGTAGTTGCCGAAAAAACGGAGCAGCTTGTAAGAAAAGTTGCGAAACAGAATATTGATGTTGTTATCACTGAAAAAGTCCGTTCGATAAAGCGTCAGAATAAATTATATCAACAAGGCCGGTCAGAAAAAGGCAGCATTGTCACGTATGCGAAAGGCGGTGAATCCTATCATAATTATGGATTGGCAGTTGATTATGCTATTCGCAATAATGAAGGGAAAATTATTTGGGATACCAGCTATGACGGAAACGGTAACGGCAAATCAGACTGGTTTGAAGCAGCGGATATTGCAAAAGAACTGGGATTTGAGTGGGGTGGTGACTGGAACAAATTTAAAGATTATCCACATTTACAGATGGACTTTGGTCTTAGCATCCGTCAGCTGCAAAAGGGACTGCGGCCATCGCATGAGTCGGATAAAAAATAA
- the thiD gene encoding bifunctional hydroxymethylpyrimidine kinase/phosphomethylpyrimidine kinase has product MKYPSRVITIAGSAAGGSAGIQADLKTFQELDVYGMSVVTAIVARHPETDKNVHPQTIEAIEAQFATAVKQVGVDAVKTGMLFSKEVIDKTAEIIAGSTVESVVIDPVMVGKLDSKLLEDDAIEALKTRLLPMATVITPNMPEASFLLDGRQINSVADLKQAAIDLHQLGPKYVLVKGGRLEGPAVDVLYDGETLTAFQAPRIDTVNTSGAGCSYSAAITAYIAKGYSVLEAVQSAKSFVTTAIEYGFSYTEMVGPTYHAASRKNGEAHKIILSEERV; this is encoded by the coding sequence ATGAAATATCCATCAAGGGTTATAACAATAGCAGGATCTGCAGCAGGAGGAAGTGCTGGTATTCAGGCTGACCTGAAAACATTCCAGGAGCTTGATGTCTATGGGATGAGTGTTGTCACAGCAATCGTGGCGCGGCACCCGGAGACTGATAAAAATGTCCATCCACAGACTATAGAGGCTATTGAAGCACAGTTTGCTACAGCGGTTAAGCAAGTAGGCGTGGATGCCGTAAAAACAGGGATGTTATTTTCAAAAGAAGTTATTGATAAAACGGCGGAAATTATTGCAGGTTCAACTGTTGAATCAGTGGTGATTGATCCGGTAATGGTTGGTAAACTTGATTCAAAACTGCTTGAGGACGATGCAATTGAAGCATTGAAAACAAGGCTCCTGCCAATGGCCACGGTAATTACGCCGAACATGCCTGAAGCATCATTCCTGCTGGATGGCCGTCAAATAAACAGTGTTGCTGATTTGAAACAGGCAGCAATTGATTTGCATCAGCTAGGACCGAAGTATGTACTTGTTAAAGGCGGGCGTTTAGAAGGCCCGGCAGTCGATGTTTTATATGATGGAGAAACACTTACTGCATTTCAGGCACCACGGATCGATACAGTAAATACCAGCGGTGCCGGTTGCAGTTACTCGGCTGCAATAACGGCTTACATTGCTAAGGGATATTCCGTTCTGGAAGCAGTCCAATCAGCCAAAAGTTTTGTAACAACCGCTATCGAATATGGGTTTTCCTATACAGAAATGGTTGGTCCAACATATCATGCTGCATCAAGGAAAAACGGAGAAGCACATAAAATAATTTTATCAGAGGAGCGTGTTTAA
- the ytzI gene encoding YtzI protein, whose amino-acid sequence MITIIIIAIAIMLAVLAFTLIAISKGYDYKHSIDPLPENDTDDQQMEKDHTM is encoded by the coding sequence ATGATAACAATCATTATAATAGCGATTGCAATAATGTTAGCCGTATTAGCTTTCACGTTAATTGCCATATCTAAAGGTTATGACTACAAACATTCAATCGATCCATTGCCTGAAAACGATACGGATGATCAGCAAATGGAAAAAGATCACACGATGTAG
- a CDS encoding ring-cleaving dioxygenase — translation MELKGIHHVSAITAKAKENYYFYTEVLGMRLVKKTINQDDPSVYHLFYADEAGNPGTDFTFFEIPMAGTTYQGTSSISGTSLRVPNDDALEYWQNRLTEHNVNHDGITNQGERNVIHFRDPEGQRLTLISDENNTGVQGGKVWEHSSVPADKGIIGLGPSKLTVPDSEPTIKVLTELLTFKKVGRYASPVKGQNDILVFATGEGGTGAEVHVETRNDLPKERPGRGSVHHVAFRVDNENELKQWKDRVQAARIPNSGLVDRFYFKSLYFREPNGILFELATDGPGFATDEAIDYLGESLALPPFFEDRREEIEANLKPLDTKRTH, via the coding sequence ATGGAACTAAAAGGAATTCATCATGTTTCAGCAATTACTGCAAAGGCAAAAGAAAACTATTACTTTTATACAGAAGTTTTGGGAATGCGTCTGGTTAAAAAGACAATCAATCAGGATGACCCGTCTGTGTATCATTTATTTTATGCAGATGAAGCTGGAAATCCCGGAACAGATTTTACATTTTTTGAAATACCAATGGCAGGTACAACCTATCAAGGAACCAGCAGTATTTCAGGAACCTCACTTCGGGTTCCAAATGATGATGCGTTGGAGTATTGGCAAAATCGGCTGACCGAACATAACGTTAATCATGATGGGATAACAAATCAGGGGGAACGCAACGTCATCCATTTCCGAGATCCCGAGGGACAACGACTAACTCTAATCTCTGATGAAAATAATACTGGTGTTCAAGGAGGAAAGGTATGGGAGCATAGCAGTGTTCCCGCTGACAAAGGAATTATTGGACTTGGTCCTTCAAAGTTAACCGTTCCTGATTCTGAGCCAACGATTAAAGTATTAACAGAACTGCTAACGTTTAAAAAAGTTGGAAGGTATGCATCACCTGTTAAAGGTCAGAACGACATTCTTGTCTTTGCAACGGGGGAAGGTGGAACCGGGGCAGAAGTGCATGTAGAAACCCGTAATGACCTGCCAAAGGAACGGCCAGGCCGCGGAAGTGTCCATCACGTAGCATTCCGTGTGGACAATGAGAATGAGCTGAAGCAGTGGAAAGACCGTGTACAGGCTGCACGCATCCCGAACTCAGGCTTAGTGGACCGATTCTATTTCAAATCATTGTATTTCAGAGAACCAAATGGAATTCTTTTCGAACTGGCAACTGACGGTCCAGGATTTGCAACTGATGAAGCGATAGACTACCTTGGCGAATCGTTGGCCTTACCTCCGTTTTTCGAGGACCGGCGTGAAGAAATTGAAGCCAACTTAAAACCATTGGATACAAAAAGAACGCACTAA
- a CDS encoding glycerol-3-phosphate acyltransferase: protein MKRGDFVYVLIVILIGYLFGCMHGSQLVSKLKKVDIKNTGVKNSGASNTTILLGWKYGILVALIDIFKATLSILFVLYILNDQGITGETQTLLVYINALFIIIGHNYPVTMKFSGGKGTASLVGVLLAIDWKIAVIGIVILLLFTFTTDYLVVGVLFMYFSFLVTTYYFFGIEPAMVVVLLSVMCIMKHMENYKRIITKEETRISSMFRKES, encoded by the coding sequence ATGAAGAGGGGGGATTTTGTGTATGTTTTAATCGTTATTTTAATCGGTTATCTGTTCGGCTGTATGCACGGCTCACAGCTGGTCAGCAAGTTAAAGAAAGTGGATATTAAAAATACAGGGGTAAAAAATTCCGGTGCATCCAACACAACGATTTTGCTGGGCTGGAAATACGGAATTTTAGTTGCACTTATTGATATTTTTAAAGCGACATTATCGATTTTGTTCGTGTTATATATATTGAATGATCAAGGAATTACTGGAGAAACACAGACTTTACTTGTGTATATTAATGCACTGTTTATCATAATAGGTCACAATTATCCGGTGACAATGAAATTCAGCGGTGGAAAAGGGACGGCTTCACTGGTTGGCGTATTACTGGCAATCGACTGGAAAATAGCAGTTATCGGTATTGTCATTTTGCTTCTTTTTACATTTACTACTGATTATTTGGTTGTCGGTGTCTTATTCATGTATTTTTCTTTCCTGGTTACGACGTATTATTTTTTTGGAATCGAACCGGCAATGGTTGTTGTTCTATTATCCGTGATGTGTATTATGAAACATATGGAGAACTATAAACGTATCATTACAAAAGAGGAAACGAGAATCTCAAGTATGTTCCGAAAAGAATCATAG